The Gemmatimonadaceae bacterium genomic sequence GCGCAGGACACGACCTACATGGCGCCGAGCTCGGCCAGCTTCATGCTCAACTTCCGCGTGACCGACCTGGATGCGCTGCTGAAGTTGCTGCGCGCTGAAGGCTGCAACGTCATCGACAAGACGGAGACCTCCGAGTTCGGCCGGTTTGGCTGGGTGATCGACCCCGATGGCAACAAGGTCGAACTCTGGCAGCCGCCCGAGGGACGATAGGGCTCGCCCCGGGAGCCGAGGTCGGCGTCGGGCAGTGCCCTACGACAGCAGGTCCTTCATGGGTGCCACGGCAACCACCTTGCGCGCGGCACGCGCCAGCGAAGCGTCCTTCGTCACCAGGGCGTCCGCCTGTAACCTGGTCAACGCGATGTACTCGGCGGCGAGCGTATCTGACCAACCCAGGCCGTCCGCGATATCCCAAGCCACGCGTTGCAGCACGCGGTCACCAAGCAGGCGGATGCGAAGAGCGCGCAGGTAGTCGAGCCGCCGGTCTGCTTCCTTTCGCGTCAGGCTCCCACGTCGTACCTCTCCATAGAGATGCGCGAGGACCTGTGATCTCAGGAGCGTAGGGGCCAGCAAACTGTGTCTGGCCGGTACCGCGGCGCCCTGGGCGGCAAGGGTCAACGCAACGTCCAGGCTGATCACGTACTTTGCCATGCGCACTCTCCCTCATGGTTCGCCGTTCAGAATCGGAAGCCCGGTGGACGCGTGTCATCGGTCGGCGGGCGAAGTGGTGCCTTACCCCGCAATGGTGGACAGCAATCGTCGATCGTCGCGCAACCCGCGACATCAAACCTGACTCAGGTGAATAATGCGGATCAATCCCGGCGTATTCGATCTCTGGGCATTTCGACGCACCATGAGCGGCAGCGTCGAGTTCCTCGTCCTGCATACCTCCCCGCTGAAGGCTGAGCGGTATTTCAATGGAGGGCGCTTCTGGCAGATCCCGAGCGGGGTGTTCAATGCGGACGAGCCCGTCCTCTCGGCCGTGGATCGGGAACTCGCGCCGTACTCGCTGCGGGCACGCGGTGTATGGGCTGCGGAGCATACGTACACGATCTACAACCGGCGGTTCGACGAGATTCAGGTGATCAGTGTGTTCGCCGTCGACGTCGGCCCGGCGTTGGATCCGATCACGCTCAACCCGGAGGAGCACGCGGCGTACGAGTGGCTGCCTTATGATGCGGCGCTGGCGCGGGTCCACTATCGCGGCCTCAAGGACGGGCTGCGGTCAACACAGAAGTACATCACCGGCACTGCGCATCCCGCGCCAGAGCTTCAGCTACGATGATCATGTGCCTCTGCTTGAACGGTGTGATCGATCGATGACCGACGATCAGAGCAGCGCACGCGGCTGCGCTCGACAGGCGGCAGCCACCGGGTACCTGCAGAATGTCGCGACCTGAGTACGTGCCTGAACGGAGGATGGCCCTCCCTCACGGTTGAGGGATGCTGATGTCTTCGGCAGGCGCCAAACGACGTTGTGTGCGAGCGGAGGCGCCCCACGTCTCCTCGCCCTCTCGACGCACAGCGCCCGATTCCGAGACTACCTGACGAGGTGACCGAACCGCGGCACGGTGATAGCCGTGTGCTGCCCTTCTGAACATGGAGGCCGACCTGAACACACGTACGCAATTGACCCTGTTCGTCCCGGAGCCGACAGCAAGCACCCTCGACAGGGTGCGCCGAGTGCTCGACCCGGTGCAACTCGGGCTCATTCGCGCGCACGTGACGCTGTGCCGCGAGGACGAAATCGCCCACCTGACGCGCGACGCCATCGCGGCGCGACTTGCGGGCAGCCCCGTCCGCGCGCTCACGCTGCGCTTCGGCCAGGCCGAGCCCGTCAGCGAACATGGAATCCTCCTGCCGTGCATCGATGGCGAGCCCGGGTTTCAGGCCCTCAGGGAGCATGTCCTTGGGTCACGGGCCATTCGACGATCCTCCGCGCACATCACGCTTGCGCACCCCCGCAATCCAAAGGCGATGGGGAATGACATGGCAACTGCGCGTGCTCTCCCGCCGCAACTCGCCATCACGTTTGCGCACGCTTCCCTGGTCGAGCAAACCGGAAACTCCGCGTGGCACGTGCTGGGCACGTTTGCCCTGGGCAGCGCTGAGCGTCCCTGATCGTCGTCCACGGACTCGCGTCGATCTCACATTCGGCGACAGCTTACGCTGATTCCTGGACGTCCCCGCCATGCCCCTCAATCACATGATCGTCAGAACAGACAGGCACTCGATCGCCCGAGCCACGGCTTCATGGCTGTTGTTGGTTGCCGGAAACGTCGGCGCACAGGCCACGCCGCAGCAGCGACCGCTCGCGTCCAACTCCACGGTCATGGTCGTCACGGAGAACCCGGCGCTTCGCCTGCTCGACAAGGCCAACGGCAAGGCTCTGACCGACATCAACTTCTGGCGCGTGTCATGGAGCCCGGTGGGGCCGGGCTCTGTCTGCTTCATTACAGTGCGCGACACGCCGGGCATGAACATGCGCGTGGCCATTACCGACAACGAGGCGCTGACCGCGTACATCGTGAACGACCTCATGGGTCCGATCGGTGGCTATCTGAGTAACCCGCCCTACGCGGTCCACCGAGGCACGATCGTGCAGCACGCCTCTGCCGCGGAGCGCACCGAGACCTGCACATCGGCCGAGCACGCGGTGATGATCCGTTGGAAGGATCTGGCCACGCCGACTTACGTGTCCGGCTTTCGCCCGCCCGGCACGACCGACATCGTCCAGACCTTCGTGATGGTGATCGCTCGGGGCGCCGAGGTCACGGTGAATGGAAAGGCCGCACCCGGAGCGTGGTTCCCAACGGGCGGCGGGTTCGGCCCGGGCGCCTTTCTGGCGCTGAACGAAACCTGGCACCGCGAGGTGGCACGGTAGTCAGGGGGAGATGCGTGCGGGTCGCCTTGATCAACCGGAGCCGAGGCGACCATGACGTTCCGCGAGACGGAGGGCATCGATGACACGCCGCCTGCAGACCTACGAAGCACAAGGCTTCGCGGTCACGTTCGACCCGAACATCTGCACGCACTCGGGACGCTGTGTGCGCGGCCTGCCGGCGGTGTTCGACGTGAAGCGGAAGCGCTGGATCGACGTGAGCGCAGCCTCGGCGGAGGCGATCGAGGCCCAGGTGCGCCGGTGCCCGTCGGGCGCCTTGCAGTTCGTGCGCGCGGAACCGGAGCATTCGGGGCACCCGGCGGACCGCTGATGCTCGGACGCGCGACGCTGGCTTTGGTACTCCAAGGTACGGCATCGTGGCGCGCCGTCAGATCCTGCCTGGCGGCACAGATGAAGATGACGATCTCGCGGAGGGAGCCACGTCGGCGCTGTGTGGCCGGTTGATCCGGAAGGCCTGGATCACGGGCGTCCCGCGCTGAGCGGAGAACGTGCGCGGTCGGCGAGGCGACCGCGTGGCCACGCTGGGCGCTGCGTGGCCGGTTGGTGCGGAAGGCCTGGGTCACGGGCGTCGCGCGCTGAACGAGGGCGCTTGCACGCGGCGAGAGCGGTCGCGTGGATACGCGCGCAGGGGGCGAGTCGACCTCGCGGTATATGGCCGGTGAGCAGGGCGAACCGTCCGCCCCTCGGCGCTTGACGATGCGGCCGGTCTGGTGCTTTGTTGGCCGGGCTATCCCCTACCGGTCCGCGACCCTCCCTTCCTCACCGGAGAACGTGATGTCGCCAACGCATCGTCTGCTTCTGAGCAGCTTCGCCGTCCTCGCGATGGCCGGAGCATCCCCACCACTCCAGGCCCAGGGTACCGCCACGGTCCGCGGCTCGGTCACGAGCAGCACGGCGAGCGCTCCCGTGGCCGCGGCCCAGGTCTTCATCGTCGGCACGCGGCTCGGCTCGGCGTCCGGCACCGACGGCCGCTACACGTTCTCGGGGGTTCCCGCGGGCACACACGTCGTGCGTGTCCGCGCACTGGGCTACCAGCCGACCGAGAAGAGTGTCACGGTCGCCGCGGGCGCCTCGGTCACGGTGGACTTCGTGCTCAACACGGCCCCCGTCTCGCTCGACGAGGTGGTGGTGACCGGCACCGCCGGCTCGGCACGCAAGCGCGAGGTAGGGAATTCCATCGGTCAGGTGAAGGTGACCGACGCTCCCGAGGTTCCGAGCAGCGTCTCACAGCTCCTCACGGGCCGACTGGCCGGAGTGAGCATCTCCGGCGGCACGGGTAACTCGGGCGCAGGCTCCTCGATCAGGCTTCGCGGAACGACGAGCGTCGCGCTGTCCAACCAGCCGCTGATCTACGTCGACGGCGTGCGGACCCGGAGCGACGAATATCCGCGCAACGGCATCTTCACCGGCACCACGCAGCGCGGCGCCAACGCCTACGGCAGCCCGATCAACGACATCAACCCGGACGATATCGAACGCATCGAGGTCGTGAAGGGGGCCGCGGCCGCCACGCTCTTCGGTACCGACGCCGCCGCCGGCGTGATCCAGATCTTCACCAAGCGCGGCACGCAGGGGGCAGCCAAGTGGCAGACGCAGTTCAACACCGGCTACAGCGAGCTGCAGAAGTTCGGCACGGACTCGGTGCCGCTGCTCTTCATGGATCCGTTCCTGCGCAAGGGCAAGCGTTTCGGCATGAACGCGCAGGTCTCGGGCGGCCCAGGCGACAACCTCCGGTATCTCGTCTCCGGCGGAGCCGACAACACCGAAGGCGTGCTGCCGCACGACCGCGACCGCAAGTACCAGATCCGCACCAACGTCGACCTCCTGCCGTTCCGCAAGGTGTCGATGAGCTGGAACAGCTCGTACACCAACAGCCTCGTGCAGCAGACGCCGGCCGGCAACAACGCGCAGGGCGTCACGCTCAACGCGTTCCGGCAGAACCGCAACTACTTCGGCAATGCCAACCCGGACACGATCCGTCGCGTGCTGGAGCAGGACCTCCGGAGCAACATCGATCGCCTGATTCTCGGGACGACGATGACGGCGACGCCGTTCACCAACTTCTCGAGTCGCTTCACGGTTGGATTCGACCGCGCCGCGCTCGATAACCGGAATCTGAGGCCGTTCGGTTTTCCGGGCGTTCCGCTGGGCGTGATCCAGGACCAGCGCTGGAACAACACCACGCTGAGCACCGATTGGGTGAACAGCTACGACTTCAACCTCACGTCGAAGGTCAAGGTCACGGCGTCGGCCGGCACGCAGTACGTCAACTCGATCGTCAGTGACGCGGTCCCCTTCTCCGAGAACTTTGCCACGCCATCGCCGCCCACCGTGGCGAGCGGCGGACTCAAGAACGCCGACGAAAACCGCCAGCGCGTCATCACCGGTGGCGCGTTCGGGCAGTCCCTCTTCGGCATCAGCGACCGCTACTTCGTGACGGTCGGCGCCCGCATCGATGGCAACAGCGCCTTCGGCAAGGACTTCGGGTTCCAGGTCTACCCCAAGGCCTCAGCGTCGTGGGTGGTGTCCGAAGAAGGGTTCTGGAAGCCCGCGTTAGGCACCCTCAAGCTCCGGGCGGCCTACGGCGCCGCGGGCCGGGCCCCGGGCGCCTTTGCCTCGGTTCGCACGTTCAACCAGGTCGGCTGGGGCGGCGCGGTCGCGGTGCGTCCCGCCAACTTCGGCAACCCCGACCTGGGCCCGGAGCGCACCACCGAACTCGAACTCGGGTTCGACGAGTCGGTGCTCGATGGCCGGCTCAACGTCGACTTCACGTACTACAAGGCCGTCACGACCGACGCGATCTTCAACGTCCGCTCGATCCCCTCGAACGGCTTCCTGCAGAACACGCTCAAGAACGTGGGCGAAATGGAGAAGTCGGGCATCGAGGCGTCGATCAACGCCACGCTGTGGGATCGCCCGATGCTTGGCATCAACGCGGGACTCAACATCAGCACCAACCGGTCCGAGGTCACCAGCCTCGGCGGCGCGCCGTCCTTCTCCGTCGGCAACTTTGGCTGGGTGATCGAGGGTCAGCCGGCACCGGTGGTGCGCGGAAAGGTCATCCGCAATCCAGACAAGGTGCTCGCCGCCGGTGCCGGTGTCGCCGCGACCGACACGGCGTCCAACTACGCCTTCGGGCCGAGCCAGCCGACGCGCATCATCGGCGGATCGATCAACGTGCGCACCTGGAAGAACATCAGCATCGCCGCCCGCGCGGAGTACCAGGGAGGACACTACATCAACGAAGATGCCTCCTTCCAGGCCATCTCACGCTCGGTGGAGTGGCCAACGTGCTTTGACACCTACGCCAAGCGCGCGGCGAATCAGCCGCTGACCAACAAGGAGACGCTGATGTGCATCCCGGCCAACGCCAGGTCGGACATGTTCATCTTCAAGGGTGACTTCTTCAAGGTGCGTGACATCACCGTCACCGTCCCACTCGGTCGACTGATCCCGCGCACCAGCAGTTCCTCCCTCGTCTTCTCGGCGCAGAATATCTTCAGGCAGAACAAGGGCATGCCGATCTTCGACCCCGAGATGTCGGGCAACGACGGCTTCAATGCGACGGTGCGCTACATCTCGGAGCACATCCCCGCGCCCGCCGTGTTCCTGTCGTCCCTCCGCATCTCCTTCTGAGGATACCGCCCATGACCACGATCATTCCCCGGTCGATCGCGCGCGTCCTCGCGTCGGGCGCTGCGCTCTCACTCGCCGTCCTCGCCGGCTGCGAGCTCGAAGTCACCAACCCCGGACCCATCCAGGCTTCGGAGCTGGGCACGCCCTCGGCCATCACGGCGCTCGTCAACGGTGCGGGACGTGACCTGGCCGAAGCGCTGAACTGGGTCTCGTACACAACCGCGGCTGTGGCGCGCGAGATCCATCCCGCCGGATCCACCGACGCGTTCGGTATTTCGGTGCGTAAGCAGGCAGGGAAGCTCGCCGCCGACGATGGAGATACCTGGTGGAACTTCTCACAACGCGCCCGCTGGACGGCTGAAAACGCCGTTTCGGAGGCTCGGCGCATCCTTGGCACGAGCGCGGCCAACAACGTCAACGTCGCGCAGGCCCTCATCTGGACCGGCTTCAGCAACCGACTTCTCGGTGAGAACTTCTGCGACGGCGTGATCAACGGCGGCCCCAAGGAGGCAAGCACCGTGTACCTCGCCCGCGCCGAGGCCGCGTTTACCGATGCGATCGCCGTGGCCGGCGCGGCCAACAACGCCAACCTGGTGACTGCGGCCACGGCCGGCCGCGCGTCGGTCCGACTGCTCCGCAACAACACGACGGGCGCCGCGGCCGACGCTGCGGTGGTCTCGAACAACGCCTTCGTGTACCGCATGCCCTACTACACCACGGACCTCGACCAGTACAACCGCATCTACTGGTCAACGGCGAACCAACCGTATCGGGCGCACACGGTGTGGAACACCTGGATGGAGACGTATCGCAAGACCACGCGCGATCCTCGCGTTCCGTTCGACTCGAGCGCCACGCAGCTCGTGGGCGACGCCGCCGTGGGCAACCTGGGCCGCGTGCGGTGGTACTTCCAGACCAAGTTCCCGGCACAGACGTCCCCGATCAACCTGGTCAGCGGCTGGGAAATGCGACTGATCGAAGCCGAGGTCAAGCTCATCGCCAATGACATCACCGGTGCGATGGCGCTCATCAATGCGCGACGCACCAACGTGGGTGTACCAACCATCACGGCAACCACAGCCGAAGACGCGTGGATCGCCCTCAAGCGCGAGCGCGGAATCGAACTGTGGATGGAGGCGCGTCGCCTTGGCGACTTCAGGCGGTGGTCGGCCCTCAATCGCCCGGGCACCCTGAGCGCGATCGAGTCCATGGCCGGGCGCGATCTGTGCTACGCCACGCCGCTCTCCGAGATCGAAACGAACCCGAACTTCTAGGCAGAACACGGCACGACCGAACGGCCGGGACTCACGTTCCGGCCGTTCGTGCTTTTCAGTGGGTGATCTCTGAGCCGCGCCCATGGCGCAGTAACGGCGACGCAAGAGTGCGGCGGCCACGGCCTTGCCGGCCGTGTCTGGAAATCAACCGGTATCACGCAACAGGAGGTGACACTTTCCACCCCGTCGTGACCGCTTCTCTCAGAGCCCCAGCATGATTGCTCCCCCCGACCCGCCAAGGGACCCTGGCGCGCGCCGGCGCGCCGCCCAGGGTCGCCAGCACCTAAGGGCGTTCCGTGTGCTCGTGCAGGAACTGGCCCGCCTGGTCGCGCAGCTCGAGGACGCGCGCGCCGAGTCATCCACGCAGCTCCTGACGCCGCAGGTGGCAGAGACACTGCGGCAGGTCGCCGCACGACGGCCCCTCCCGACCGACACCATCTGGCGCGGTGGAAGCGACCCGGCGGCGCTTCATCTCGCGGCGCTCGCCGACGCCGGGCTGATCGAACTGGTGTCCCGTGACGCAGAAGTTGATACGCCACAGGTTCGCCTGACGACCACGGGCGAGTTTCAGCTCATGCTGATGGACCAACCCGGGCTCGTGCGCATGGCGCGCGCAAGTTCGGACCTCACGACGGAGCAACTCCGGGTCACGCACGAGACGTTGCGGTCCCTTCGACAGGCCATCGACCGCGGCGGGCCAACACCGGCGGCACCGTGGGCATCGACGAACAGGCGCCCCCCGCAACACGTGCTGCCTGAGGCGGCAGGGGGGTAAGCCCAGCCGGGGACGCGAGTCCGCCGAGGTCCGCACACGTGATGCAATGCCCGGTGGTCGACATCAACGGCAGGCACCGCCGAATCCGGAGCGCCTGGGAGCCCCGTGGACAAGCGAGGTGTGCAGCCCTTCCCACCCCTGTCGCCCCCCGCGAGCTTTCCCGGGTTCATGCGCAAACTCCTCGTCGTGCTCGGGGCGCTGCTCGCCCTGCATGTTTCGCTGCAATTCGTCCAGCCCGCCGGTGCCACCCGCATGGCCGCGGGCACGGATGGCGTTGACGTCGGCATCGTCTTCGACGTAGGCGGCCGGGGCGACAAGTCCTTCAACGACGGCGCTTTCGCCGGCGCCGAGCGCGCGGTGCGTGATCTGGGCGCCCGAGTGCGCTTCATCGAGCCTGGTGAGGGCTCGGATCGCGAGGCAGGCCTCAGGCTCCTTGCCGCCGAGGGGATGGATCTGGTGGTCGGCGTCGGCTTCATCTTTACCGATGATCTCACGTTGCTCGCGCGCGAGTACCCGAACGTGAAGTTCGCGGGTGTCGACTACGCGGTCACCATGGATTCCACGGGCAAGCCGGTGGAGCCCCCGGAGAATCTTGCGGCGCTCAAGTTCCGCGAAGAAGAAGGGTCGTTCCTGGTTGGCGCGCTCGCGGCGCTGGTGGGCGGGAGCAAGAAGCTGGGATTCGTCGGCGGAATGGACTTCCCGCTGATCCACAAGTTCGAGATGGGCTACCGCGCCGGCGTGAAGGCCGTGTGTCCCGACTGCACGGTGATCGCGCAATACGCCGGCGTCACGCCCGATGCGTTCAAGAACCCGGGCCGCGGGCAGGAACTGGCGCTCAGTCAGTACCAGCAGGGCGTGAACGTCATCTTCCACGCCTCGGGCTCCACGGGGCTCGGCGTATTCGAGGCGGCGCGCAAGCAGGGCAAGCTCGCGATCGGTGTCGACGCCGACCAGTACGCGGAAGCGCCGGGCTACATCCTCACCTCGATGGTGAAGGGCGTGGACGAAGCGGTGTACGGCGCCATCAGACAGGTGAAGGAAGGGACGTTTCGTGGCGGCATTTTCGAGTTGGGCCTGAAGGAGAAGGGCGTGAACTACATCGACGATGCCAACAACCGGGCGCTGATCCCCGACTCGGCACGCGCGCGGGTCGAGGCGCTCCGGCAGGAGATCATTGCCGGTCGGATCACCGTGCCCGCCACGCGATGACCGTCGCGCTCCGCGCCACCGGCGTCCGCAAGACCTTCGGCAGTGTCGTGGCCAACCGCCAGGCGTCGCTCGAGGTCGCGACGGGTGAGATCCACGCCGTGGTGGGCGAAAACGGCGCCGGCAAATCGACGCTGATGCGCATGCTGGCCGGCATGTACGCCCCGGAGGCCGGGACGGTCGAGGTGAACGGCCGCAACGTCACGGGCTGGACGACGCGCGACGCGATCGCGGCGGGCGTGGGCATGGTGCACCAGCACTTCATGCTCGTCCCGACGCTCACGGTGGCCGAGAACCTGGTGCTTGGCGAGGAGCCGCGTCGGGGATTGCAGCTCGATCGTGAGGGCGCCGAGCGCGCTGTGCGGTCGCTGTGTGAGCGGACCGGCCTGGTGGTTGACCCGACACGGCGCGTGGCGGACCTCTCGGTGGGTGAGTTGCAGCGGGTCGAGATCCTCAAGGTGCTCTTTCGCGGCGCGAAGATCCTGATCCTCGACGAACCCACGGCCGTGCTCTCGCCGCCTGAGGTGACGGAGCTGTGGAAGGTGCTGCGCACGCTGGTCGCGGGAGGCGGCACGGTGGTGCTCATCACGCACAAGCTCGACGAGGTCGTCGAGGTTTCGCAGACGATCACCGTGATGCGAGCGGGCGAGACCGTCGGCCGATTGCCCACCTCGCGTGCGACGCCGGCTACCATCGCGCGGCTCATGGTGGGCCGTGACGTGCGGCTGGCGCTCGAGCGTCCCGCGCAGACCGCCGAGGCCACCGAGCGACGTGCCGCGACCAGCGCGTTCGCGTCGCTCGGCGTGTCACGACTCGTCGTGGCCTCGGCGCGCCGGCCCAACGAGGTCGACGACGTGACGTTCGACGTGCGACCCGGTGAGATCTTCGGCATTGCCGGTGTAGAGGGCAACGGGCAGACCGAACTGGTGGAGGCGATTGCCGGCCTGCGAGCGGTCTCGTCAGGCCGCGTGGCACTCGGGACGAACGATGTCACGCACTGGAGCGTGCGTGCGCGAGCCGATGCCGGACTCTCGCACATCCCGGAGGACCGACATCGTCGCGGCCTCGTGCTCGACTACCCGGTGGCCGACAACCTCATCCTCGGGCTTCAGCACCGGTTCAGCCCGGGCCTCGCCCTCGACGGCGAGGCGATCCGCGAGAACGCCACGCAACGCATCGCGCAGTTCGACGTGCGTCCGCCCGACCCGCTGCTGCCCGCACGGGCCCTGTCGGGCGGCAACCAGCAGAAGGTGGTGATCGCACGCGAGATGCGAGGCCGCGAGTTCTACATACTGCTCGCCGTGCAGCCGACGCGCGGCGTCGACGTTGGTGCGATCGAGTTCATTCACGAGCAACTGCTGGCCGCGCGCGATGCAGGGAAAGCGGTCCTGCTGGTCTCGGCGGATCTCGTGGAGGTGATGGCGCTCTCCGACCGCATCGGCGTGATGTACGGGGGTCGCCTCGTAGTGACGCTGCCGCGCGTGGCAGCGAGCGCCGAGGTGCTCGGCGCGTGGATGACAGGCGCGGCCGGGGGGACGCATGTCGCCTGAGCCACGTCCCCTGGCGTCGACCGCCGAGTCGCGCGTGCCCGATCCCGGCGCACCGCCCACGCGCGAGACCCGCGTGCCGAGCGCGCTGCTGCCGTTTCTTCCGCCGCTCACGGCACTGCTCATCGCCGCAGTCATTGGCGACCTGCTGATCCTCGCGTTCGGCCAATCCCCGCGCGAGGTGTTCGCGCTGCTGATCGACGGGACGTGGGGGAACGCGTACGGGCTCGGCCAGGTGCTCTACAAGGCCACCACCCTGGTGTGCACCGGGCTCGCCGTTGCCCTGGGTATTCGTTCCGGCCTGTTCAACATCGGGGCCGAAGGACAGCTCGCGTTTGGCGGGTTTGCCGCCGCGATCGTTGGACTCTGGCTGCCCGGCGGTACACCGGCGCTGGTTGCCGTGCCCCTCTGCGTGTTCGCTTCCCTCGCCGGCGGTGCGGCGGCGGCGGTGGTCCCCGGCGCACTCAAGGCGAAGTTCGGCGCAAGTGAAGTCATCGTCACGATCATGGTGAACTTCATCGTCGTGGCCTTCCTCAACTGGATCGTGGCCGCGCACCTCAGTGTGGCCGAGCAGTTGCACACGGGGGAGATCCGCGCTGGTGCGGTTCCGAGGCTGGCCGCGATGATTCCGTCGTTTCATGGGTCAGCCGCGAACTTCACGATCCTCATCGCGATCGCCGCGGCGATCGCCACGGGGTGGTACCTGTTCCGTTCGCGCGCCGGCTATGAGTTGCGCGCAGTCGGGTTGCAGCCCGAGGCGGCGGAGTACGGTGGTGTGAAGGTGGGGAGCGTGTGGTTCCGCACGCTGGTGCTGTCGGGCGCGCTGGCCGGCCTCGGGGGCGTGAACTACGTGCTGGGCTACAAGCAGTACTACGAAGAGGGTTTCGGTGCGGGATCGGGCTACCTCGGCATCGCCGTGGCGCTCGTCGGGCGGAACCATCCCGTGGGCGTCGTCCTCGCCGCGTTGCTCTTTGCCACGCTGTCGCAGGGTGGGTTGGCGGTGAACGCGCTGGTGCCCAAGCAACTGGTGGACGTGCTCACCGCGATCGTGATCATCGCCGTGGCGACGGCGGTGCCGGAAGTGCAGCGGATGCTGCACGCGGCGGCGGGGAGGAAGCCTGCATGAGCGTGCTGGCGTTCCTCGTGCAGACCCTGCGCATCGCCACGCCGTATCTGTTTGCGGCGTCCGGCGGCGTGTTGTCTGAGCGCGCGGGCATCATCGCACTGACGCTCGAGGGGTGGATGCTTACGGGGGCCTTCTCGGCGGCGTTAGGCAGCTATTACAGCGGCTCGCCGTGGATCGGCATCCTCGCCGGGGCGGCGGGCGGCGTGCTCGCCGCGGCGATCCACGCCCTGGCGAGTATCCGCTATCGGGCCGACCAGGTGGTCCTCGGCATTGCCATCAATCTGCTGGCGGTCGGGATCACCCGGTTCTTTCTGCGGCTTGCGTTCGACTCGAGTTCCAATTCGCCGCGCGTGCCCGGCTTCGACTGGTTCGCGGCGACCGGGGACGGCGCCGGTTCGCTGCTCGCATCGCTCGCGAGTCCGCTCGTCCTGCTTGGCCTCGCTTCCATCCCCACGGTGTGGTGGATCCTGTATCGCACGCCGTACGGTCTGCGGCTGCGCGCCGTTGGCGAGAAGCCGGAGGCCGCGGCATCGGTGGGCGTCTCGGTGGCGCGCGTCCGGTGGATCGCTGTGCTCGGGGCGGGCGCGTTGGCAGGACTCGGTGGTGCGTACCTGGCCATCGAGCAACACCAGTTCACCGACAGCATGACGGCGGGGCGCGGCTTCATTGCGCTGGCGGCGGTGATCTTCGGGGGTTGGGAGCCTGGTCGCGCGGCCGTGGCCTGCCTGGTGTTCGCGGCCGCCGAGACGCTGCAGATCCAGCTCCAGGGCCTGCAGGTCATTCCCTCGCAGTTCGTCGCCATGATCCCCTACATCCTCACGATCATTGCCGTCGCGGGCATGATGGGCCGATCCCGCCAACCGGCGGCGCTCGGTCGGATCGGCGACTGACCATGGCGCAGTTCGGCATCGCGGAGTCGCTGCAGTCTCCGGTCGTGCGCGTCCTGCTCGGTCTCATCGGCATAGCGCTGCTGTACGTGCTGGCGCAGGAAGTCCGGAAGATCCCGGCGACGCTGTTTGCGCTGATGGCCACCGCCTTCCTCGACATGGTGGGCGTGCTGATGATCATCCCGTTGCTTCCCTTCTACGTGAAGAAGCTTGGAGGCGAGGGGGTGCAACTGCTCGGGATGCATGCCGGCATTGGACTCATCTCCGGCGTGATCGTTGCGGCATTCACCACCGC encodes the following:
- a CDS encoding TonB-dependent receptor, giving the protein MSPTHRLLLSSFAVLAMAGASPPLQAQGTATVRGSVTSSTASAPVAAAQVFIVGTRLGSASGTDGRYTFSGVPAGTHVVRVRALGYQPTEKSVTVAAGASVTVDFVLNTAPVSLDEVVVTGTAGSARKREVGNSIGQVKVTDAPEVPSSVSQLLTGRLAGVSISGGTGNSGAGSSIRLRGTTSVALSNQPLIYVDGVRTRSDEYPRNGIFTGTTQRGANAYGSPINDINPDDIERIEVVKGAAAATLFGTDAAAGVIQIFTKRGTQGAAKWQTQFNTGYSELQKFGTDSVPLLFMDPFLRKGKRFGMNAQVSGGPGDNLRYLVSGGADNTEGVLPHDRDRKYQIRTNVDLLPFRKVSMSWNSSYTNSLVQQTPAGNNAQGVTLNAFRQNRNYFGNANPDTIRRVLEQDLRSNIDRLILGTTMTATPFTNFSSRFTVGFDRAALDNRNLRPFGFPGVPLGVIQDQRWNNTTLSTDWVNSYDFNLTSKVKVTASAGTQYVNSIVSDAVPFSENFATPSPPTVASGGLKNADENRQRVITGGAFGQSLFGISDRYFVTVGARIDGNSAFGKDFGFQVYPKASASWVVSEEGFWKPALGTLKLRAAYGAAGRAPGAFASVRTFNQVGWGGAVAVRPANFGNPDLGPERTTELELGFDESVLDGRLNVDFTYYKAVTTDAIFNVRSIPSNGFLQNTLKNVGEMEKSGIEASINATLWDRPMLGINAGLNISTNRSEVTSLGGAPSFSVGNFGWVIEGQPAPVVRGKVIRNPDKVLAAGAGVAATDTASNYAFGPSQPTRIIGGSINVRTWKNISIAARAEYQGGHYINEDASFQAISRSVEWPTCFDTYAKRAANQPLTNKETLMCIPANARSDMFIFKGDFFKVRDITVTVPLGRLIPRTSSSSLVFSAQNIFRQNKGMPIFDPEMSGNDGFNATVRYISEHIPAPAVFLSSLRISF
- a CDS encoding RagB/SusD family nutrient uptake outer membrane protein — translated: MTTIIPRSIARVLASGAALSLAVLAGCELEVTNPGPIQASELGTPSAITALVNGAGRDLAEALNWVSYTTAAVAREIHPAGSTDAFGISVRKQAGKLAADDGDTWWNFSQRARWTAENAVSEARRILGTSAANNVNVAQALIWTGFSNRLLGENFCDGVINGGPKEASTVYLARAEAAFTDAIAVAGAANNANLVTAATAGRASVRLLRNNTTGAAADAAVVSNNAFVYRMPYYTTDLDQYNRIYWSTANQPYRAHTVWNTWMETYRKTTRDPRVPFDSSATQLVGDAAVGNLGRVRWYFQTKFPAQTSPINLVSGWEMRLIEAEVKLIANDITGAMALINARRTNVGVPTITATTAEDAWIALKRERGIELWMEARRLGDFRRWSALNRPGTLSAIESMAGRDLCYATPLSEIETNPNF
- a CDS encoding NUDIX domain-containing protein, yielding MRINPGVFDLWAFRRTMSGSVEFLVLHTSPLKAERYFNGGRFWQIPSGVFNADEPVLSAVDRELAPYSLRARGVWAAEHTYTIYNRRFDEIQVISVFAVDVGPALDPITLNPEEHAAYEWLPYDAALARVHYRGLKDGLRSTQKYITGTAHPAPELQLR
- a CDS encoding (4Fe-4S)-binding protein, encoding MTRRLQTYEAQGFAVTFDPNICTHSGRCVRGLPAVFDVKRKRWIDVSAASAEAIEAQVRRCPSGALQFVRAEPEHSGHPADR
- a CDS encoding BMP family ABC transporter substrate-binding protein, with the protein product MRKLLVVLGALLALHVSLQFVQPAGATRMAAGTDGVDVGIVFDVGGRGDKSFNDGAFAGAERAVRDLGARVRFIEPGEGSDREAGLRLLAAEGMDLVVGVGFIFTDDLTLLAREYPNVKFAGVDYAVTMDSTGKPVEPPENLAALKFREEEGSFLVGALAALVGGSKKLGFVGGMDFPLIHKFEMGYRAGVKAVCPDCTVIAQYAGVTPDAFKNPGRGQELALSQYQQGVNVIFHASGSTGLGVFEAARKQGKLAIGVDADQYAEAPGYILTSMVKGVDEAVYGAIRQVKEGTFRGGIFELGLKEKGVNYIDDANNRALIPDSARARVEALRQEIIAGRITVPATR
- a CDS encoding VOC family protein, yielding MKRVTGIGGIFFKSPDPKALGAWYRDHLGLDVTDWGGVIFQWGGPDSAPGTTIWSPFAQDTTYMAPSSASFMLNFRVTDLDALLKLLRAEGCNVIDKTETSEFGRFGWVIDPDGNKVELWQPPEGR